In Pangasianodon hypophthalmus isolate fPanHyp1 chromosome 1, fPanHyp1.pri, whole genome shotgun sequence, the genomic window ctgtgtcttattaatttcaagagacagaaaaaaaggctgTTGAAATGACTGCTGTTATcaggtaagtgataacaggacctaACTTGCTCCTCAAaagttacacaacattaaacattaaacaatgacacatcgttctttaattaatataaactgtaattagcaaactgctgtggtataagaggaataaaatattttgagacGTActattattggaaaagaatcaaatgcttcacataaaaccatatcacaccaccatgctgctgattattttcctataaaagctttgctttttttttttttttttttttttttaaattctttacgTTCTCATATACATATTTTCTTACCTTGGAGTTTGTTGACAAGTTGTCAAAAAGAGCCCAGAGGTCTGACACCATTTCAGCTGCTGAGCGGTATGGAGGGCTGCGTTTCCCCAACAGCCGTCCAACAATTAAGTTAAATTCCACACATCCTGCACTTTGCTTTATGGGTAGACAAACAGTTATATTAACAATTTGCAGAAAATATGTAACTGACAAATACAGCCAAACAAGGTTATCTCTACTTGTGTGGCACAAACCATGTGATGGTTGTGAGCTTAAATAACTGGAGTGAAGTTCATACCTTAATAGTTTTATAGAGCAGGTAGCTATGATTCTCACACATTAGAGTGAGCAGAAGTTGTTCACACCTCTGGAAAACAAAGGTAACAAAAAAGAAGGCTttagcaaaaatgaaatatattaatgtattctttattttcatGACTCATAAACACAATCCTTTCATTTCTGGCTGGTTAGTGTTTTTGAGTGTTTGTATTTGAGCATGTGTGAAGTATATCACGTTTTACCCTCTGGTCCGAGAGACTTAGGTACGGCTCCTTAAGTCTGTCGCAACTGAATGGGTCAGTATCATCCAACACATCCTGGCACAGGGAGCATACCCACATTGCActatacagaacacacacaaagtttttttttaactaaataactaactGCTTAGAATTTGCAGAGTACACAGCACTGTAAATCAGTCAAATGCCACTCTGCTTGCATCTCTTGAGGCTGCTGTAATTAGCATTCACAGTAAAACACCATTACTAGAAACTTCtatggatatactgtaaatCTAGTAGAGTAAAATACATAGTATGGACATAGAGCAAGATGTTCATCTTACATGGGATTGAAAAGGATTGGTGGCACATGGCAGCTGGTATGAAAGCTTCTACCACATTCTGCACACTGCAGTGAGGCTCCAGCGGAGAGACACACAGCACAGTCCAGTACGTCAGCCTGCAGGGAACACTCAGAACTGCAGGACTGTGAGGGTGACATGGCAGCTGGGGGTACAGTGATCCTGAGACATCTCTGGACTGACTGTAAGTACACACAACATGATAAGCTAcattttttactgaaattttGTTTAGGAATAATGTGGAAGTCAAACTTGGTGGCTGCATCTGATGTGTGAAAACGATTCACAAACTTCAGTGATTACACTCAGATTTAACTCCCTTGAGGGGGGAAATGTGTGCATGAGCTATGCTCAAATGTACctttacaaacacacagctgagtGCAGGACATACCTGGTTTTCTTCAATCTCTTGAAGCACAATTTCAGATTTTTCACTACTGGGAACTATTCGAAATTGAGACTGagaagatcctgagatgggtaACCGGATCAGTGATACAAGCAAAGTCCTGCAAAAAGAAGATAGTAGTTAGTTGCAAAGTGGACACACTTGTGTCACAACCACAAGTGCAGAACATAAGCGGACATACTTATTGCTGTTCTGTCTTAATATGGGCTCCTCTGAAAgaacagaaggaaaaataaattaagataaGTGCAGCAAAAAACACATACTGATGAAAGTGATGTGTCTAAAGACAAATTGTTTCCATTCGTAGTGGAATGTGTGAAAAATAGTCTCACCCTCTGATTCATCCATCCCTTCCACCAATTCAGAATCACTATCATCAGTcttctcatcatcatcctgcTAGAAggatggaaaaaatgacttaaatcaattaaaaagaCTATTACAATTACATGACTCAATATTATATGCTGCCATACAAGAAGTTGGGCAGTTTCATGATATTTATAACCTTTGCATTAGGGACAGATGCATGTTCAGATGCAGATCTGGAGCAAGCATCCTCAGCAGGCACTTTTATTTCACTGGAAAGAATCTCTCTGAAGGACGACGGCAAGCCTGTGAGCCAGTGCTTAGTTGAGGGGCTTCCTGTGGAGGACAGAGCCGATATGCTCGTCAGTGGTGATTCAGATCGAGTGAGGAAGCTCTGCTTAGGAGGGCAGCCCTTGATTGAGGCAGTGGAAAGAGAATCTTGTGGCTGAAGCACCGCTGGGAGTTCTTCATCTTTAGTGTCTTTTTCTGGCACTGTGGAAGTAGGCAGGTTACTGTCTGCCTCCTCAGCAACTGGAGAAGCCCTGCTGCAAACACTCATATCTCCCTCACAAACGGAATCAGCCGGAGCCTTCACTGGGAGCTCACAGGTTGGCATTTGGATGGTCTGAGTGGCACATACTATTTGACCTGTGTTACTATGAGCACTGGGAATTGGAGCAGCAGGGAGCAGAGGCGTGCTGGACACAGGGGGATCTAGTTCTTTATTACTGCTGACTGGAAGAACAGTAAGCCTGGGAGCCTGGGGGCAAGACACATTACCCGCTGTGGGGTGTGATGACTTCCTATCTGTCAtccagatgtgtttttttggcTGGGGTACACAGGTGAGAGTGGTGCCCTTATTTATAGTCAAGACAGGAGTGTAACGGCAGAATTTCCAAGCTGTTCCAGAGTTGAGAGAAGTAGTGTTTGGTACTTTGAGTAGAGTGAACTGTAAATGATTGGATTGAGTGCTGGCAGACTGAGAAGACTGCAAATTGACAGACTGAGTGTTAGAGACAGCCTGAGAGTAAGGTAGGGATTTGTTACTGGGAGCAATCTGAGATGGAAAAGACTGACCAGATACTGCCTGAGACTGAGGAAAGCTTTGCTGTGTATGATTAAACGAAGAATTCAGAGTAAATGGGTGAGAGTTAGACATGGCCTGACTAGACTGAGCAAAAGGACCTAAGGTGAGAAGAGAGGGAACAGATTGGTTACTGGCGAAAGACTGTGACAGGATGTTGGTTAAGTTATTCGAATGAGAAGACTGGAATGAGGTTGTGTGGACTGAGACAGAGGGATGGGCCACAGAGGGACAGGAAGCAAGGCCTGGAGGAGCTGTTGCAGCAAGGACAACACCAGACTGAGACTGTGGTAACACAACCTGAGGCATTACAATGCCATGCTGAGGAAGATTTGAGggaataatatttaaaacagtCTGGCCAAGAAGAGGAGAACTGGACTGAGTGAGAGATGTAGACTGAATAGGGTGAGACAGACTTCTGAAGATCTGCTTTGACTGTGAGGGTTGAGGTGAGACAGGCTGAGGCAAATGCTGGCCCACCTGAGCAATTACATACTGAGCCATGTTGCTCTGAGTGGTTTGGAGAGGAGCAACGTTATTGGAGATAGAGGAAGAACTAGCATGGCTCATAGTGTCTGTTAAGCCTTGGGTGGGTTGCGCTGGTTTTGATGAGGCTGACTCAGACTGTCCACACTGAGGAAGATCAGAGGCATCCTGGGACATCGAATGGGCTGTAGCCTGAATGGATGTAGTGTGAGACACTGACAGAGTTGCACTAGATTCTGAATTTGATCCTGAGGGGCATTTGTCTGCTTCTTTGGGTGTATTTTTAGGTTTATTGCCAttgttgtattttcttttgGCAGTAAGAGGAACTCTGGTCACCTTAAAAGAGgctggagaaagaaaaataatgaataaacaaataactaaaattTTGACTATAACACAGTCACTAATCCAAGCACTGGTAAGGCTGTGAATCAAAAGTAATATACCAATGCTAATTTTGACAAATCAGGCCATTTTGGAAGTTCAAAGGCTAACAACCAGATTGacagacaaaaatcacaataataatgatatgtTGTAGCACAggtgaaaaacatttttaaaaaaaatgtgcttaCCAAAATTCTTAATAATATTGCAGATGTCTTCTCTGAGTGACAGCGAAAGCTGAATCACAGTGTCAGGCAGAAGTTTCTTCTGTGACAGAATCCGCTGTGCCCATTTCTCAATCTAATGAGGAAAGCAGCAATACATTTTGCCTAAATTCAACACCAAACTACAAAAAGACAGTAACAAGTTCACTAGTGCATTTTCTTTTATCCAGTTAAGAGCTCTAccagccattttttttcattataactTGCAGTCCATGCCACACAGGACAAGTTATCATATAAAGCAATATGCAACTCAGACAGACTGAACAAATTCAGAGTAAACTCTAATTccgggcagaaaaaaaaaacacccttacTTGCATCTTGTGCCGCAGGATACATTGCCCCTCAGTGCTCAGTATTTTATGAATGAAGGCAGTGATATACTCTTGCTTATCCTCCAGCTTTGCCAGACTGGTCTTCATCACCTTCAGGCTTTTCTCCTCCTCATCACATAAACCCTTCAAAGAACCAAAAGTACCAAATGATTTATATGAGCTGTGCATtacagtgtctctctctctcacacctttGTACCCCCTAAGtacatattttctttattacaaAAACAAGGACACACAGTGTCCTTAAACAATTGGTGTTTGGCAATTACAATGTAGGCGACACAAGGggtatttatttctgtgctttctAGGAACTGGGTTGGTAAATTTAATATGCTAATATCCATACTGACAGTCTGATTATTATGAACATGGTAAAACTGCAGGCTATTGTGTCATCCAGTCGGGCTACCAAAATGTATTTCCGCCCTGCCCATCGGGCTATCTTATAgggacaaaaaatatattgcaatgCTTTTGCATTCTCTCACAAATTTGGTCGGGTAATTATGTTGTATGTAATTTTCGGGCATCGGGGAGCCACTATCAATATTTGGGGTATTGAAATCACTTTTGAATGGGCGCTCGCTTTCAACTTTCACTTTCAATTCGCGTTCGCACAAACTGTGTATCAGTGACGCTTGTCCTGTCAGTCATTACTATCCTCATGTGACAAGTGAAATCTCCTGCAGCAAGCTTAAACATGTGATAGAGATTGCACGCGCAGTGGAGAAAATCGCTGATAGTTATGTGTGTTGATATTTCAGATTCAGAATCTGACACAGACTGAATTATATTCTATATTGTTTTTACAAGTTCATagaaatttcagttcagttagaaccaaatatttgtattgatgattgtaatttgattattttatacaattgttatttgtgttttgaaaatgtttttgattaatGTTTTGTCTCCTTTACAatattctacattaaaaataatatcttttttttttaattttatttaataaaataaaataaaatattttactactTAATTTCGGGCTACCAAAAAAAGAGTGCCTGCCTGAAGGGCTACCAGGGATTTTGAAATTTTGGAAGCCCTGAACTACATATGATCGAAAAAGGTATCAGTAGCACCAACATAAAGTGTTATCAAATTGTAATTGAGGCAAGAACACATCATGCTGCAGAATGACTACTGGCTTAAACATAGTTCAAGTTCaacaagttcaagtggagtttattgtcatttcagtcatatacaagtacatagtgaaacgaaatgtttctccaggaccaaggtgctacataagacgacacagaacaacacagaactacaagggactacataatttatacatatataaatatacatatatagccATGTACTGTTTAGATTATGTGCATACACTACACAATATAGCATTAATATcgtattatattgtttttctaGTTCTTAGAAATCATGCATGCCACAACATGCAGGCTATATTTTGTCAGTATATATTAATAAGTATATTTAAGTCTGCTGTAAAAGGCCACAC contains:
- the trim33l gene encoding E3 ubiquitin-protein ligase TRIM33 isoform X2, producing MKEDREDGSAQKGRTHSCFVAGGKAEACAVCTTKLSSSAEPKLLPCLHMMCKACTVNTSEDKHTKECPMCGQPFSLSEVTDCFIFEDFAPKCGGCDESALSGWCKECEEALCSDCVSAHQRVKVTRNHAVIPQEPQSGLSTSLRCTSHKQERLKFFCVTCDQLTCRDCQLIDHRNHRFLLLEEAVVSQKDQLMKLLDSIREQKNSVRAMMQDLDRRLNDIKELKALSEEQLHNAVRSLYVSLVLRCRQLSKELEGLCDEEEKSLKVMKTSLAKLEDKQEYITAFIHKILSTEGQCILRHKMQIEKWAQRILSQKKLLPDTVIQLSLSLREDICNIIKNFASFKVTRVPLTAKRKYNNGNKPKNTPKEADKCPSGSNSESSATLSVSHTTSIQATAHSMSQDASDLPQCGQSESASSKPAQPTQGLTDTMSHASSSSISNNVAPLQTTQSNMAQYVIAQVGQHLPQPVSPQPSQSKQIFRSLSHPIQSTSLTQSSSPLLGQTVLNIIPSNLPQHGIVMPQVVLPQSQSGVVLAATAPPGLASCPSVAHPSVSVHTTSFQSSHSNNLTNILSQSFASNQSVPSLLTLGPFAQSSQAMSNSHPFTLNSSFNHTQQSFPQSQAVSGQSFPSQIAPSNKSLPYSQAVSNTQSVNLQSSQSASTQSNHLQFTLLKVPNTTSLNSGTAWKFCRYTPVLTINKGTTLTCVPQPKKHIWMTDRKSSHPTAGNVSCPQAPRLTVLPVSSNKELDPPVSSTPLLPAAPIPSAHSNTGQIVCATQTIQMPTCELPVKAPADSVCEGDMSVCSRASPVAEEADSNLPTSTVPEKDTKDEELPAVLQPQDSLSTASIKGCPPKQSFLTRSESPLTSISALSSTGSPSTKHWLTGLPSSFREILSSEIKVPAEDACSRSASEHASVPNAKDDDEKTDDSDSELVEGMDESEEEPILRQNSNKTLLVSLIRLPISGSSQSQFRIVPSSEKSEIVLQEIEENQSVQRCLRITVPPAAMSPSQSCSSECSLQADVLDCAVCLSAGASLQCAECGRSFHTSCHVPPILFNPIAMWVCSLCQDVLDDTDPFSCDRLKEPYLSLSDQRRCEQLLLTLMCENHSYLLYKTIKQSAGCVEFNLIVGRLLGKRSPPYRSAAEMVSDLWALFDNLSTNSKKKDLVVQLQSSFQQRLKVSFGKSLHASLLRPLSSGDQTGAPETESDREKAKNTLKRMRAFLAANCTPVAKKAHTENT
- the trim33l gene encoding E3 ubiquitin-protein ligase TRIM33 isoform X3, encoding MGGQVHRQASCAHTLTPTECPMCGQPFSLSEVTDCFIFEDFAPKCGGCDESALSGWCKECEEALCSDCVSAHQRVKVTRNHAVIPQEPQSGLSTSLRCTSHKQERLKFFCVTCDQLTCRDCQLIDHRNHRFLLLEEAVVSQKDQLMKLLDSIREQKNSVRAMMQDLDRRLNDIKELKALSEEQLHNAVRSLYVSLVLRCRQLSKELEGLCDEEEKSLKVMKTSLAKLEDKQEYITAFIHKILSTEGQCILRHKMQIEKWAQRILSQKKLLPDTVIQLSLSLREDICNIIKNFASFKVTRVPLTAKRKYNNGNKPKNTPKEADKCPSGSNSESSATLSVSHTTSIQATAHSMSQDASDLPQCGQSESASSKPAQPTQGLTDTMSHASSSSISNNVAPLQTTQSNMAQYVIAQVGQHLPQPVSPQPSQSKQIFRSLSHPIQSTSLTQSSSPLLGQTVLNIIPSNLPQHGIVMPQVVLPQSQSGVVLAATAPPGLASCPSVAHPSVSVHTTSFQSSHSNNLTNILSQSFASNQSVPSLLTLGPFAQSSQAMSNSHPFTLNSSFNHTQQSFPQSQAVSGQSFPSQIAPSNKSLPYSQAVSNTQSVNLQSSQSASTQSNHLQFTLLKVPNTTSLNSGTAWKFCRYTPVLTINKGTTLTCVPQPKKHIWMTDRKSSHPTAGNVSCPQAPRLTVLPVSSNKELDPPVSSTPLLPAAPIPSAHSNTGQIVCATQTIQMPTCELPVKAPADSVCEGDMSVCSRASPVAEEADSNLPTSTVPEKDTKDEELPAVLQPQDSLSTASIKGCPPKQSFLTRSESPLTSISALSSTGSPSTKHWLTGLPSSFREILSSEIKVPAEDACSRSASEHASVPNAKQDDDEKTDDSDSELVEGMDESEEEPILRQNSNKTLLVSLIRLPISGSSQSQFRIVPSSEKSEIVLQEIEENQSVQRCLRITVPPAAMSPSQSCSSECSLQADVLDCAVCLSAGASLQCAECGRSFHTSCHVPPILFNPIAMWVCSLCQDVLDDTDPFSCDRLKEPYLSLSDQRRCEQLLLTLMCENHSYLLYKTIKQSAGCVEFNLIVGRLLGKRSPPYRSAAEMVSDLWALFDNLSTNSKKKDLVVQLQSSFQQRLKVSFGKSLHASLLRPLSSGDQTGAPETESDREKAKNTLKRMRAFLAANCTPVAKKAHTENT
- the trim33l gene encoding E3 ubiquitin-protein ligase TRIM33 isoform X1, producing MKEDREDGSAQKGRTHSCFVAGGKAEACAVCTTKLSSSAEPKLLPCLHMMCKACTVNTSEDKHTKECPMCGQPFSLSEVTDCFIFEDFAPKCGGCDESALSGWCKECEEALCSDCVSAHQRVKVTRNHAVIPQEPQSGLSTSLRCTSHKQERLKFFCVTCDQLTCRDCQLIDHRNHRFLLLEEAVVSQKDQLMKLLDSIREQKNSVRAMMQDLDRRLNDIKELKALSEEQLHNAVRSLYVSLVLRCRQLSKELEGLCDEEEKSLKVMKTSLAKLEDKQEYITAFIHKILSTEGQCILRHKMQIEKWAQRILSQKKLLPDTVIQLSLSLREDICNIIKNFASFKVTRVPLTAKRKYNNGNKPKNTPKEADKCPSGSNSESSATLSVSHTTSIQATAHSMSQDASDLPQCGQSESASSKPAQPTQGLTDTMSHASSSSISNNVAPLQTTQSNMAQYVIAQVGQHLPQPVSPQPSQSKQIFRSLSHPIQSTSLTQSSSPLLGQTVLNIIPSNLPQHGIVMPQVVLPQSQSGVVLAATAPPGLASCPSVAHPSVSVHTTSFQSSHSNNLTNILSQSFASNQSVPSLLTLGPFAQSSQAMSNSHPFTLNSSFNHTQQSFPQSQAVSGQSFPSQIAPSNKSLPYSQAVSNTQSVNLQSSQSASTQSNHLQFTLLKVPNTTSLNSGTAWKFCRYTPVLTINKGTTLTCVPQPKKHIWMTDRKSSHPTAGNVSCPQAPRLTVLPVSSNKELDPPVSSTPLLPAAPIPSAHSNTGQIVCATQTIQMPTCELPVKAPADSVCEGDMSVCSRASPVAEEADSNLPTSTVPEKDTKDEELPAVLQPQDSLSTASIKGCPPKQSFLTRSESPLTSISALSSTGSPSTKHWLTGLPSSFREILSSEIKVPAEDACSRSASEHASVPNAKQDDDEKTDDSDSELVEGMDESEEEPILRQNSNKTLLVSLIRLPISGSSQSQFRIVPSSEKSEIVLQEIEENQSVQRCLRITVPPAAMSPSQSCSSECSLQADVLDCAVCLSAGASLQCAECGRSFHTSCHVPPILFNPIAMWVCSLCQDVLDDTDPFSCDRLKEPYLSLSDQRRCEQLLLTLMCENHSYLLYKTIKQSAGCVEFNLIVGRLLGKRSPPYRSAAEMVSDLWALFDNLSTNSKKKDLVVQLQSSFQQRLKVSFGKSLHASLLRPLSSGDQTGAPETESDREKAKNTLKRMRAFLAANCTPVAKKAHTENT